GACTCAGTGATTAGTGATTATTTGTGCAAACACTCTTcaacttctaaaaaaaacaacagttttcactCCGACTCAGTGATTATTTGAGGACAAAAATGCAGGAGCTTAAAAGATTTCACCGTTTAGTATTTTGGGCTTCAATGCAGCCACTTCCAACCAATTATACAATGCAGTTAACACCAGGTAAATGCCACCTGATTTATGAAATTGAAGAGTTAGTTTCATTTAATGTTTGTTTTGCATGTTGTAAAATCTGTTCTTTTATATATCTCCATCTCCTTATGCCTCAAAACTTATGCCCCTATAATTTATCACAATTCATTTCAGAGAGGTATGTttactttcttaattttatGTTCCTCTTAAATAGTTcgtttattaatttatttttgaatcccAAAATACTATGTTCGTTGTTATGCCACTATAATCTTACATCTCATTTCACATTCGTTGTTAATTTCATGTTTCTCTTCAATAGtttgtttattgattttgatttgttgttTATTTAGTTTAGCCATCTTTGAAaactatttataattaaatagttGTTAACCCACAGAAACAATATTGATTTGTTTGTTGgacgaaaaaaaaagaaaacacaaataaaacaaaacaaaggaagtatttaaaattaattttttaattccttttcaAAAACCATGTTTCTCTTCAATAATTTCTTAATTGATTTGTTGTTTATTTAGTTTAGCCATCTTTGAAAactatttataattcaatagttgttAACCCACAGAAACAATATTGATTTGTTtgctgaaccaaaaaaaaaaaaaaaaaaaacacaaataaaacaaaacaaagtaagTATTtacaattaatttcaaattccttTTCAAAAACCACGAGGTCCCTTAACAGTTTTGAGTAGAGGAATTTATTGGGGGAAATGGAGGCTGCAAGACTTGCACGCCAAAGAAGGCGTATGATCAAGTACAAGAAAAGGATGGCGAAGATGCATTCCACAAACATAGTGTCATCAAAGAAATTTGGAGGTGGAAGCCATAGGAGTAAAAAGCATAAAGACATAGCAATGATCCATGATACAAATAGTTGTAAGCAAGCAAGACTTAACAGGCGAATGGTACTCAACCTTAACCGTACTCGAGAAAGTAGCTCAAATGCTCAATGTTTGCGGCGATCAACCCCTTCAGTTATAAATGTTTTTTCTCACTCGGTTGTTGGGCTTAATGGTGATTTTACTACTACAACTACTGTGGAAGAATTTGGGATACATCTGCCTATGAATGCCGGTGCGTTGGATAAGCATCTGCCTACAACTAAGTTTACAGGTActaatttcataatttggaATAAAGGTACTGATATAGTAATCAGCTTGGTTGGAGTATTTCTTTGGTTATCACTTGCCTAAAAGTCTATTGAATCTTCTCTTAGGCTTTTTATTGCATGATTAATTGTCTTCTAGGTAGTGTAAGTGGCCTAAATTATTTTGTGATTTAGCAGGGATCTATTAAAATGAAAGCTACCATGTTATAGGTTTCACTGTAAAGGACTACTGCCTTTTATAAAACCAGCTCACGTTGTGATCTATTATTCATGCCATGGATCGATTTCCCTTGATAATGTTCATTGTTATTGCttgctatttttatttaaatgataaaggactaaaacaaattttatatatatatatatatatatatatatatgcatatatatatatagatatatatattttttatatttgaaacaCGTTTTAGATTAAATGGTGATGGAGTTATCCTAGCCatagtaaaatgtaatttaaacaaCTTTTACAGCCATCAAATATTTTGGTCTATTATTCATGCATTGGATTGTCTGTAATAATGTTCATAGTAAGTGATGGGGAATTTGAAGTTTTGGatattgagaaaattaaaaatcaaactttGCTTTACTTTGTCTCATCcatatttttgctttctttgaatAGTTTCatgtcttaaaatttaaaatcaatgaTAATTAAATTGGAAGATTGATTAATAGTTGTATTATAACTGCTGAAATTCGCATTTGAATACGGTACTTAACCTCACCTACAACAGCCATACATAATAGAAGCATCACACttaacttggtttttttttttttttttttttgggggggggggggggggggagggggggcaGTTATGGTGTGTAGTTTTATATGACTGTGTAGTATTAACTTTGGGAATTGGTTGGACTTGCTCTGTATATTACTGTGTAGCCTCGAAActcattttatattaaatagcGATGGAGTTATCCCAATCATAGAGAAGTGTAATTTTTAAACAGCTTCTACAACCGGCAATTTTTTTGGTCTATTGTTCATGCCTTGCATTGTCCTTAACACAGTTAACTATAAGTGAAGAAGAATTTGAAATGTTGGATgttcataaaattcaaaatcaaaccttGCTTTACTCTATGAATATTAGACCCATAAAGGTATTGTAACATGGAAAACCACCTTCAGAAGCTTTGAAGTATAACATGTTCATTTGATTTGTGAAATTTGTCTGAGCTACCAATTATAGACTGAGTCTACTTAACTTCCATTTGTAGTTAGATAGAAGTTTTTATAGCTGTCAATCCTCATGTTTCCTTAATTCTCTTGGAAGTGTTAGGATTAGTATTGTATATTAATAAGTTGAATATATCatcttttatatttcagttttgggAATGCGAAATAGAAAACCCATTGACATAGACCTGAGTCAAAggtcaaacaacacacaaagtAAGTCCAAAAACTActattttggaattttatattcattgttattttccatttttctcattttcatgcatgcaaaatctcattaaaatactgttatttgtaattttaaatattaaaaacaacagttaaatacttttaaataattaaaatactatttcaAGATAGCATCAATGACAATATACCAACAATAGGTTCAAAATTGTGTCTCCatgtatgttaaatattttattaattgtgtCTATATTTTCTAAAAGTTACTTTGATAAAAGTCCTTCATATATTTTCAACCCACcttatttctatttctcttCAAAATTTGCTTTAAAATCCATTTTTTACAACATTACTTGGGACTATTTTTCCCTTTGGTCGGCTTTAGCACCTTTGCttgctatttttatttaaatgataaacAACTGAAAcacatttatatatgtatatattttttttagcctCGAAACTCATTTTATATATCAAATAGTTTTTTCCTCTGAAACTTCTCACCACTACATTTCCTTTACGAATTATCATATTAAATCTCCAATATACATATGCTTTTGTTTTAAACTGTTTAAAATCTGAAAGTTTGGTAATTTTAACAAACCTTCTTATCCTGtcattttgttaaaattcagatttgctGCAATTTTCTATCAAGATTCTATCCATTATGTATTTGTTGTTTGAATTACCTCTGTTTAGACAGATTGATAACATTCACCAGGTGTTCTCAAGAAACATTGCTGGATAAAGCTGACAAGTTAGGACAGCCTAACTATCAATTCCATATTAATCTGATAAGATTTTTTAATGTTACAAATCATAAACTCAGATTGAATGTAGGTCTGCCAATAATGTAGTTACGTTTCCCAATTCGCCTTAGACTAATGTAAATGACTCTgctgtttttgttatttttgttgccGGAAGAATAGGCTTTGCAAAATCTGGAGCTAGGAGTTTAGCCTTTGTAGATGATAACAGTTTTGAGTATGATGATATTATTGTATATAAGGGCCAATTCTATGTGATTGATACATTGGGAAATGTTTCGTGGATCGATCATTCGTCATTGAAGTTGGTTCCATTTTTGCCTCTGCTATGTGGGTTGGGTAGCCAGAAGCACTTGGTGGAGTCATGTGGAACTCTCTATGTTGTTGATAGATACTTTAATAAAGAAAGGAGGAGGGTAGAACATACCGACCAGTATGTTAGAGACTGTGATGGTCCCAAAGTGTTTGATTTCAAAGTGTATAAGCTGGATGAAGAATGGGGTCGATGGGAGTTGGAAAAAAGCTTGGGTGATCGAGCTTTAGTTTTGGGTAATGATTGTTGTTTATCGATTTTGGCTGAAGAGTTTACTGGGTATAAAAGGAATTGCATTTTCTTCAATTATCAAAATGAAACTCATGTTTTCAACTTGGAAGATAGAAGCTTTGGAGATTTACAGAATATCCATCCATCATGGCTTCTCTCAAATTTGCTTTAGGCCTATGTAAGATAGTACACTTCCAATAACTTTCTTTTTGGGGACCTGAATTTGGAgcaaagaaatagaaagagaatGTGTAATGCAATTGTTAGAGAGAAAAGGGTAAGAGATATACTATTTTCTACTAAAGATGGTTGCTAGAGATTAATaagtgttagagatatattgtTTTCCTATATTTTCCTTGCAGATGGATCGAGTTTATCTTAGTTCTCCTAATGTGATTGCAGTCCTTGATGtattcataaatcataatcaTGGGTTTATATCCATTGGTTCACGTGCACCAACATATAAATGGTCCTCATTATGATGTTGTTTGGTCTTACTGTGTTCTTTTCCTTATTACAGTGGTCTGGAATCCATGGGAtaagaaatcaaaatcaatgGTAGATTTTGGTGATGAGGAGTACAAACAGATGCTTTGTGTTGATGGAGCAGCAATTGAGAAACCTATCACTTTGAAGCCAGAGGAGGAATGGACAGGGCGATTGCAGCTCTCAGTTGTGCCTTCAAGTTTCTGCAGCGAGTACCTCAATCTTTAGGAGAGGTCCTTTGAGGAATGCTACAAAATTTCAAGAGCACAATGTggttcttttgttctttttctgtCCTTATAGGAACCTTAGTTAATCTTATGTAATAGCTCTCAactcttttttgataaaataatagCTCTCAAGTTGTAGAAATTGTGCAATGATACTTAAGATGTACTTAGTACTTTGTAATACCTCAGACTATAGAGGATAGAGGATTGTGGGAGAGCCGCATTTTTAATTGAATGGCTGCCTCAGGAAAGTGGGTACCAAACCAATTATTCCTTCTATAATATCAGTATCTTATTCCTTTCGCTTTTATACTGCCAATTGAAAACATAATGGTAATTTAAAATTCTTGGTTTAATTCTAtaccaaattgccaaaaattttatttatttatttatttatttttaaaatcatcatcttattcctttttcccttttatagtattaatatatatatatatatatatatatatatatatatatatatatatatattgggaagCTACCTCTTTATCAGAGCTAGGTTTCGATCTTGGCGCCTATGGGTTATGGGCCCACCAAGCTTCCACTGCGCCATTTTGATTGTTATTACAATTTTTGGAActaatgttatttattttaatgaatgttTCCTccctttatatttatatatttttttttggtcagaGAGAAACTCTTTAAACTcttcttatattaattttattagatatgaattttgaaaatttaactgttggattgcatgttcttactATATTCTctataaaatttcaagaaaatcaaagatcaatagctatgtcattaatcaaatcTTTACATTtcagggttttttttatttctccctaaaattatgtataaaaaataagtttattgataaaatagtaaataacatctaatttgaaagaaatttgacatgcatattaagaacataaataacatgcaatctaagagttagattttcaaaattcctatctaataaaaagatatatgaaGACTCTGAAAGATTTCTCTCCAAACTCCTTTGGTTTGTCATGCATATTTatattcaaagttcaaacaacaTAAATCTATGCAAGCAAACTATTCAAAATTGTgccaaaaaataattctaataaAAAGACCTAATTCCTTTGTTATCAACCAAAAAGTGCTTCACTAATATGAAATTACATCATATTCCTTTGTATGTTTGTATTGTATTGTAGATTTGTTCCCACGCATTGCGCGGGTTAAACACTAGTTATGATAATAGTAGAATTTCaagagtgatgaccttaaaatcacccggtggcaTTTTTGCCGTGTtgattttccccattcgtaaacaaatcaccgtgttatttattttccccattggtgatttgtttgtgctgctatgtgtttgcatgttaattaacttaattaattcacttggctaaattaattagttaattcatcacaagagaTCAATTCATTTTGGCCTATCAACCCATTCAaactataaacttattttttaagcataattttatactatagaaacttgaaatttaaagattTGATTGGTGATATAGCCATTATTCTAtgatctttttaaaaatttgaaagcatggaggataagaagaaaatgtaatccaattgtGTATTTGTCAAagttcacatccaataaaaagataacaaGTGGAATTATAATCTTAgattacaaccaagtttgttgtCAAACTTTGTCTATAAGGTAAATGGTTGTGTAGTAGGGACAAAGATCGAACTTCACCATGATTAAACTTTTGTAAAGAAATTCTTATAAGAATTTAGAAAGTCACTCATGTAATACTAGAAACTCATAGAAAGATAGAATATCCATtatgttgtttttgttattagGTTCTTTTTACGTATGAATAAAtcatattgtaattttttcatagtcaaaatttcaattataattctGAGTTAATGATTTTTAGAACTTAAATAAACCTTTAGAGAGAACTTATGTTGGTTTTTGTTAAACtcataaaataatgaaattctaacaattttaaattatatattttgagcATACAAAACTTTAATTGTAATAAGGattgttagtgtatagcttagattagtttagcccattgggcttagcccaatatactgtacttgtagtttactcctattacttgtactgcacacatacctagcctatataaaattctctattgtacattattatatTCACATCAATATatagactattcagtctttctctctcactttatattgttaacaCGGTATCAGAGTCATTCCTTTGACTTCCTGATTCCTATGGAAATCCCCAACGTTCTTCCACTGCCCTCGCCTTCATGCAGTAGTCATTGTCAGAAGCGAGTCACCGCTGTCACGCCAACAACCCCTAAAACACTTGGATTTCGTTAGTTTTATTGATCAAACTACCAAAGTCAAGGCACATATTGATAGATCTTCCGATCTCGAGCAAAACCCAACAAAGTGCTGCCAGAAACCACCTCACACGCGCTCCCACGCGCCGGCTGAAGTTTCTGCCTCTCGAGCACACTCCGCCACTTGCCGTCCATCTCTTACACACGCTTCACGCGCTAGGAACAGGGCCTTCACATGCCTTCATGTGCCCTACATGCCTACTCCATTTCACGTACTGCCATGTCAGCCCTAGGGTGATGTCAcactgccacgtcagcatcttgAGTCGTTGACCGAGTTGTTgactttgaccaaaagtcaaaatttttcaacaatacctatcttgctcagtttttcgcgtagattctgattttgggctcCATTTCTGCATTTGAGGACTCTAAATCTcattttttggtcattttcttcattatagcTCAACAAAATGAACGAGATATCATACGTCCTATCACCATTATGTTAGATggtcctactagctatcatgcatggtctcaAAATATGATTGTCTTTCTCAAGGGTCATAAACTATGGAGATATGTGATtggttcaattcctaagccaATACCAAACCTTAAGTCCAAAGCCACAACTGTTGAAGAGTCTTCCAAGATTGCTATTACAATAGATGATTATGTAGAACGCTTAGAGgaatgggagagtattcagAGTATGATCTTGTCTaggtttatcaatacctctattccctccattcataatcttcttcctcgtcttaAGACTGTTGAGGttgcttggaaatttttggccgaTCGCTATAATTGTactaatgattcaagcttgGATTTCCACATTGAATCAAAGCTTTATAAAATGCACCAAGAGACAGgtcattctattttttatttttattctcagacttctactatgtgggaacaactctctgCTGCAGATCCTCCACTAATGTGTTCTAAAGTCATTGATCTCTTTGTCAAATATCGGGATCGCTATAAATTTATGCATttcatgatgggtttacgtgaggattttgagcctactagggCTTCTCTCCTTAGTTggtctcctactccttctcttgatgcCGTAGTCAAGGAGCTCATTTCTGAGGAGAATCGTCGGCCTACTCATCACATGTCATCATCTGATCATGTATTGGCTACACCCTCTCTATAGCCTTCCATTGCTGCATTCACTGCTCCTTCATGAATAAACTTTGGGTGTCCCCTTTCTCAGTCTTCCAAAGGTACTCGCTGCGAGTTTTGTCATGCCGAAGGCCATGACATCTCTGTTTGTCgcaaattgcaaaaatttgtACAAGAGCAGAATAAAGTTTCTCTTTCTCGGGCAGCTGCAGTATGTCCTTCAGATCCATTGGTTCCTACAAgtccatctttggcttcctcacttactacggCTAATATTGAGGTAGTTGTTCAACATGTTTTATCCCGCAGTTCCACTGCCCTTTCtgtcacctcaggtaaacaaccttggttttttgatacttcatgttgtaaccatatgactctttaattttttgataaggcacccttagaacatccaatcaCTATTTACACTGTTGATGAAACTCCTAtgcctgttagtcataaaggaacaattttttctccttgtttatcccttagtgacactttttatatttcaaagttatccctcaatttgctttctgttTGT
This DNA window, taken from Quercus robur chromosome 2, dhQueRobu3.1, whole genome shotgun sequence, encodes the following:
- the LOC126702025 gene encoding putative F-box protein At3g25750 — its product is MEAARLARQRRRMIKYKKRMAKMHSTNIVSSKKFGGGSHRSKKHKDIAMIHDTNSCKQARLNRRMVLNLNRTRESSSNAQCLRRSTPSVINVFSHSVVGLNGDFTTTTTVEEFGIHLPMNAGALDKHLPTTKFTGSTNVNDSAVFVIFVAGRIGFAKSGARSLAFVDDNSFEYDDIIVYKGQFYVIDTLGNVSWIDHSSLKLVPFLPLLCGLGSQKHLVESCGTLYVVDRYFNKERRRVEHTDQYVRDCDGPKVFDFKVYKLDEEWGRWELEKSLGDRALVLGNDCCLSILAEEFTGYKRNCIFFNYQNETHVFNLEDRSFGDLQNIHPSWLLSNLL